Part of the Streptomyces antimycoticus genome, CGCACGAGTGGCCGCGCATCAAAAAGGGGCCGTGAACACACGTGCCTGGATCGTGTTCCTCGACGAATCAGGTGTCTCCCTGCTGCCTCAGATCCGCCGCACCTACGCACCCCGTGGCCGGACCCCGCTGCTGCGGCACCGCCTGAACTGGAAGCGGGCGTCGATGGCCGGGGCCCTGGGCTATCACTCCACCGATCCCGAACGCGGGGCCCGTCTGTGCTTCCACCTCAAGCCCGGCAGCTACGACACCCCCGCGCTCATCGAGGTCCTGGAGTAGATGAAGGTATTCTACCGCGGCGAGCAAGTGGTGCTGGTCCGAGACGGCCTGTCGGCCCACTGGAGCCGGGCGATGCGCGCCTGGGTCGCCGAGCAGGACTGGCTCACTCTGGAGCGATTACCCGCCTACGCTCCCGAGCTGAACCCGGTGGAACTGCTGTGGTCCTCGCTCAAGAAGCGTGAACTCGCCAACCTCGCCGGCGACCACCTCGCTGACGTCACCGACGCCACCGAACAAGGCATCCACCGCATCAACCACAACCCACAACTGCCATGGTCCTTTCTCGCCCACACCGGCATGACCATCCACCCAACACACCCACCGAACTTACGAAAAGATCAGTAGGGCGTGTTTCGAAAGTCAACGTCGGGACGGCGGTTTCCGCCATAGCGGTGGTTTGCCGTCCCGGCCGCCGTTCTGCCCGGTGCGCCGCCAGGACACTGGCCGGGGCGGCCGGGGGCCGCCGTG contains:
- a CDS encoding transposase, whose protein sequence is MNTRAWIVFLDESGVSLLPQIRRTYAPRGRTPLLRHRLNWKRASMAGALGYHSTDPERGARLCFHLKPGSYDTPALIEVLE
- a CDS encoding transposase — translated: MKVFYRGEQVVLVRDGLSAHWSRAMRAWVAEQDWLTLERLPAYAPELNPVELLWSSLKKRELANLAGDHLADVTDATEQGIHRINHNPQLPWSFLAHTGMTIHPTHPPNLRKDQ